AGAGGGTCCTCAAGTCTTACGACATGCAACCAGAAATGATCTGAATAAAACAGACCATTACTTCTCTCGGCACTGGCCGATTTAAGCCGCAAATCAAGAAACTATGTCGGCGTCTAGTCTGATCTATACAAAATCCGTTGTTGGCTTCCAATGATCCAAAATGTCGAACCGATTTTCCAGATTCAACAAAAATCGGGACGTCAAGATCAGTGTCCACATGAAAAGGTTGCAGGTATCTATGAAAGCAATGTCTTATATCAAATAGACACTGCGGACAGTCACATGATGGATGAAACCAATCCCCTCATAGCccaaaaagaacaagaaaataaaatagttcCCTCAACCCCCTCACCATTAAAAATGTATTATTGATTTCAACCCCCCAAACTTCAGCCTTTTGTGCAATTATGGGTGTGAGTGAGCCTTGTGGTATGAAATGACCTTATTTGCTTTTCCCTATCAACGCGGCTTTAGAAGATGGTCCCATACtcaaaagaaaggaaaaagatgaATCCTTTTCACTTTTACGAAAGAATGAGAATTTACGTGATGTCGTGTTCATACGGTCGAGGGAGGGGACCGTCTCAAAGTAAGGACCGTGGGATTTCAAGAATCTCGAAGGGGGATCTAACAGTTCTGGACGGTGGAGCGAAGGGGAAAGACATCCCCaaacgatatatatatatatatatatatacacatttgCTTATATAAGTGAAATTGTAAAATTGCCTTGCTTAACTATTTTACGAAGAATGACTTTAACAGAAAGGTTTGCCACCTGAATGTCTCATGGAAATGCGCAGGAGATAATGCCTTATCTGAAATTTGTGCCAGTTTGTAAAGTCACCATGCTCAGATTCACTTCTCCCTGTTATCATGGATGAATTTGATTCAATCATCGAAGGGACCACCAGACGGTGACTCCGATCGAATTGGAGCGTGGTCTTGTAGATAATCTTGAATTTATAGTTTTCAACCTTTAGCTTAGGGAACAAGAAACCTGGGAATGAATTTACTACATCCCTTGTATCGATGGTGTTGCGGCCGAGAAGCTTTGATGAGTTGGTTGATGGCAATGTTTCAGCGAGATCTATTAGTCCTCCCATGACGACGCCCGTCCCAAGGAGTTATTGCGGGACTCTTGGGATCGCCAATGCTCGGGAAACTAAAACCATGAGATAGGGGCATTAATACGAGGCCTCTAATCGTGGCGGAATTGATCAAACGACTGGTAGCCAGAGGGAAGCAACTAGTAAGAGGTGGAGAAAATATGGGACCACACAACCCACAACCACAAGCAAACACTAAGCAGAGTTAAcagaacaacaacaacaacaacttCTGTTTTTGACGATGGAAATGTCTTTGTTCTGTTCTTCCACAGCTGTCTTTGAATAGGAGAGAGTCAGTTCATTACTCCTCACAATGGCTGAACCCTGATCACATTTCCCCTTTTATTTCCAGGTAGTGCCAATTCCTAATCATTAAATAACAGAGCCGGACAAAGAAATTATTCATATCTGTCTCCACCTAATATTCTCACATTAAGCCTTCtcaccactttttttttttttttggaattaaTTATCAGTTAGCTATCTATCATTTTCATTTCGGCGAAACAATTAGAAAGTGACTGGAACACAACTTAAGGATGGAAATATAGGATTTTTACAATCCGGAGCCCGGCCGTTGGTGGGGGCCTGACTGTTAGGATAGAAAAAGAcgaccccccccccccccaatcAACGGTCCCTGGATATCCTAGAGACAGTAGGGGGGGTTTCGGTAAAACAGATCAGGTCATTGAACCAAAACTAAAGCTTCTGGACCCCCAGTCAACTTTTCCGGGACCGTGCCAAAGCTGGTTGTTTGAGGGGCCTCGCTGTTAGATAGGAAAAGGCCCCTGATTCCACGGTCCCAGGACCTTCTGTATGGTCGGACTCTAGAACAGTAGGGGCTCCAATGAAACAAATCAGGTCATTGAATCAAAACCAAAGCTCTTTGTACATTTGATTGTAATTTACAATATAACCTATACCCGtgtaaaaagttaaaaaaaaaaacacataaaagaaaaatgatcaGGGAAAAGAGAAATTAATATGTGCACAAGAGGTACCTAAAGCTGAAGTCGTAGGGCAAGATCTGAACAAACTGAGAAAGGGGCTTGCTTTTGGCCTTCTCAAGAGACTTGATCGCTTCTTTCCCGAGGTCGCTGGGTAGCTGGAGGCAGATCCAGTCGAGCAACGAGTCTAAGTCCTTTGCGAAGTCGAGGAGGTACCAGTCGAGCAGCTTTGGGATGCCAAACTTCGTCGGGGAAATCCCTACTGAAGCCTGCAGGTAGTCTCTTTTCGCCGCTTCCAGTTCGTCCTCCACTTGTGACGCTGTGTAGACTCTCACCTGCCATTTGGTAAACATAAATACGAACGAGTAAATGAGTGATCAGAAATGGCTTATTTCATAGTAATGATTGAAAGGGAATTCTTCCATTGATCCCCAACTGTGACGGGCAGTTCAATAATTATGTGCTTAGGACCACGAAGCAATAAATCGATGGAGTATTCTACTCATTACATCAATGCAGTACTTACAGTACAGCAGGGAAGGTGGATGGAAGTGAAATTGTACACATTGCAGGGCAACTTACAGCAGGGGAGGACCAGCTCCCGCAGGAGAGTGCAAATGTCACAAGCGGCTCTGAGAGTTCTAGCCCGAACATGCTCCTCGCTGTCATCTCATTGTTCTTTGTACCTTTTGGGAAGTTCTGCTAGAAACTCAGGGTGTTAGGAACTTGATAATCAAGATTTCAccttaaataagaaaaataaataaagaaaaacgtTCTAGACTTCTTACGTATTTCGAATGATAAGGAAGTCTCAGGATGAAATGTTCAATCGTAATGGGATTCAGTGAATGACCCCCAACATTAATCGTTGCCTGCACAAATTCGATTGGTGATGTAATAAGCATTTAATCCCAtgatcaacaaaaaaatttcgtATCATTGCTGCATTCATACCTGTTGCATAAGTGCCACAACCACGTCCGGGCTCTCGGGAATTCCGTATTCTAGGTACCCCTGTGCCAATTCAGACGGTAATTGtcattattcttttttcatatatttataatttatcgGACTGAACATAATTGTGATCAaagtattgaaaattaatgcAAAACATGTAAGATTCTACAGGACGCACATTCATCATGCAGGAATTGTAAATGTTGATCCAGAATGCGAGCTTCTCCTGATGAGTTAGATTCCGTAACTTGACCTTCGCCAGTTTCCCGTGGAGGATTCTGGAAATTGAATTCAGAATGCAAAATAACTAGAGGTTAACTCCTCATATGAACTACAGATTAGCTCCTCACGTCTCGTTATATTAAGCGCAAAACCAATGTAATACCAACATTTTGATTTCAACTTACCTTAATCTCTGCTCAAGAAACATGTAATTTCCCGTTCGGCTTGGTTTAATGGACCCGGCTTCAATGGAAGGCAAATCCTTATATGGACCAATATCTCTCTCTCCGTACTCTGAGCATATGCAGTAGGGATCCCGGCATTCCCTCCCTCCACTGTGATTACCAGACATCAATGGTGATAAGAAAGGTACGTTTTCAGCAGTTCCGCGGTTCTTCAGAGAGCTCTTTCTCATTATTATGCTGGACAAACACTTCAGAATGTCTTCTGAAATCCTGTTCGGGTTGTTATCTCTGACTATTCCTTCCCCGGGAGCCAATGAATTTCTTGATTCTGTTGCATTCTCTGGGCATTTCACTCGACGTTCGAGCTGGACCAATTCAAACAACTCATGCTCAGACTAATAGATAAGTTTGGACTAAAATGATATTAACCAGTCATAATCATGCAAAGTTTGCAAACCTGAAACTTCTGAGTTTCAGTGGCTTTCTCTGTCGAGCAGTGAACTTCCTTCTTCACGGGATTGCTGCACGATATGCCATCTTCCTTGCCTCCTCCCTCTAAAAGGCGACAAAGCAGAGTTAGCTCTCTTATAATTTAGTCTTAAAACATTGAGTTTTCAATCTCGGCATGTATATACCAGAGAAAGATTGCATATGCCTAATCCTCGATGGTGTGGACTTCGGCTTTTCTAGCTTGTGATCGAGATTCACA
Above is a window of Punica granatum isolate Tunisia-2019 chromosome 7, ASM765513v2, whole genome shotgun sequence DNA encoding:
- the LOC116215346 gene encoding uncharacterized protein LOC116215346 isoform X1; the encoded protein is MKMSTARGRASTKPTIKHDPGKMEMQGTMSRVSSTKSTTSQRISSGEKKLALQRDVDKLKKKLRHEEDVRKALERAFSRPLGTLPRLPPCLPVQTLELVAEVAVLEEEVVRLEEQVVHFRQDLYKEAVHVSSSKRRLNRSPSNLSSCLSRTVNLDHKLEKPKSTPSRIRHMQSFSEGGGKEDGISCSNPVKKEVHCSTEKATETQKFQLERRVKCPENATESRNSLAPGEGIVRDNNPNRISEDILKCLSSIIMRKSSLKNRGTAENVPFLSPLMSGNHSGGRECRDPYCICSEYGERDIGPYKDLPSIEAGSIKPSRTGNYMFLEQRLRILHGKLAKVKLRNLTHQEKLAFWINIYNSCMMNGYLEYGIPESPDVVVALMQQATINVGGHSLNPITIEHFILRLPYHSKYNFPKGTKNNEMTARSMFGLELSEPLVTFALSCGSWSSPAVRVYTASQVEDELEAAKRDYLQASVGISPTKFGIPKLLDWYLLDFAKDLDSLLDWICLQLPSDLGKEAIKSLEKAKSKPLSQFVQILPYDFSFSFPSIGDPKSPAITPWDGRRHGRTNRSR
- the LOC116215346 gene encoding uncharacterized protein LOC116215346 isoform X2 yields the protein MKMSTARGRASTKPTIKHDPGKMEMQGTMSRVSSTKSTTSQRISSGEKKLALQRDVDKLKKKLRHEEDVRKALERAFSRPLGTLPRLPPCLPVQTLELVAEVAVLEEEVVRLEEQVVHFRQDLYKEAVHVSSSKRRLNRSPSNLSSCLSRTVNLDHKLEKPKSTPSRIRHMQSFSEGGGKEDGISCSNPVKKEVHCSTEKATETQKFQLERRVKCPENATESRNSLAPGEGIVRDNNPNRISEDILKCLSSIIMRKSSLKNRGTAENVPFLSPLMSGNHSGGRECRDPYCICSEYGERDIGPYKDLPSIEAGSIKPSRTGNYMFLEQRLRILHGKLAKVKLRNLTHQEKLAFWINIYNSCMMNGYLEYGIPESPDVVVALMQQATINVGGHSLNPITIEHFILRLPYHSKYNFPKGTKNNEMTARSMFGLELSEPLVTFALSCGSWSSPAVRVYTASQVEDELEAAKRDYLQASVGISPTKFGIPKLLDWYLLDFAKDLDSLLDWICLQLPSDLGKEAIKSLEKAKSKPLSQFVQILPYDFSFRNWHYLEIKGEM